The sequence below is a genomic window from bacterium.
TCGTAGTCGACGAGCAGGATCACGGTCTCGGCGAAATTCGGATCCTGCAGGGTGCGGCTGGCGACCAGGAACTTGCCCTTCGCGAGCCGCGCCGCCGCGCCGCCCGGCGCGCCGACGCGATACGGGCGCGCGGCGGGCGTTCCGTCGTCGCGCGCCTGCGCCGCGCCGGCCACCAGCAGGGTGGCGGCGATGAGCGCAGCGGACGTCACTGCCGGCGTAGACTGGCGAGGGTGACGCGTCATGGAGCTCATCGCTGCGTCGGAGTCTATCAGCGCAGCGCGTCATTGACGAGCCCCGTTCTCTCCGATTGCACCGTCGTCGAAGCGCGTGGCAGGGAGACGGGATGCCGACCAAGCAGATCTGCGCCTCCGCGCTCGAGGCCGTCGCCGACATTCCGGACGGCGCGTCGATCCTCATCCAGTCCTTCGGGCCGCCGCAGGCGTGGCCGACCGATCTCCTGCTGGCGCTGCGCGAGCGCGGTGTCACCGGCCTGACGGTGATCTGCAACTCGCCCGCCGGCGGGCCGACGTCGCTGCAGATCCTCGCCGACAAGGCGCAGATCCGGAAGCTGATCTGCACCTACGCGGTGCTGCCGTCGGTGCCGACGCCGATCGGCGACATGGTGAAAGGCGGTCAGATCGAGGTCGAGCTGGTGCCGCAGGGCACCCTGGTCGAGCGGGTGCGCGCCGGCGGCGCCGGCCTGGCCGCCTTCTACACCCCGACCGGGGTGGGCACCGCCGTGGCCGAGGGCAAGGAGGAGCGGGTGTTCGGCGGCAAGCGCCACATCCTCGAGACCGCCATTCGCGCCGACTATGCCTTCCTTCAGGGATACCAGGCGGACACCGCCGGCAACCTGACCTATCGGCGCGGGGCGCGGAACTTCGGCCCGGCGTTCGCCACCGCGGCGAACTGCACGATCGCCGAGGTGCGGGAGATCGTGGAGGTCGGCCGCCTCGATCCCGAGGCGGTGGTGACGCCCGGCATCTTCGTCGACCGCCTGGTGCGGACGACGCAGCATTTCGATCCCGGCGTCATCCGCCAGATCACGATGATGGCCGGGCGCACCCGCGCCATGGAAGGCCGCGAGATCGAGGGCAGCGCGGCGCTGGCGCTGCCGCCCGACCTGATGGCGATGCGGGTGGCGGCGCTGCTCCGCGACGGCGAGTACGTGAACCTCGGGATCGGCCTGCCGACCCTGGTCTCGAACTACATCGAGGGCCGCGGCGTCACCCTGCACTCCGAGAACGGCATCCTCGGCTACGGCGCCTTCCCGCCCGAGGGCGAAGAGGACCTCGATCTCTACAACGCCAGCGGCCAACTGGTGACGCCGCTGCCGGAGACCAGCTACTTCGACTCGTCGACCTCGTTCGCCATGGCGCGCACCGGGCGGGTTTCGACCATCGTCCTCGGCGCCTTCCAGGTGGCGCCCAATGGCGACCTCGCGAACTGGAACATCCCGGCCACCGGCGCCGGCGGCATCGGCGGCGCCATGGACCTCGCCGCCGGCGGCGGCCGGATCATCGCCATGTGCTATCAGCGCGAGAAGAACGGCGCCTCGAAGCTCGTGCCGCGGCTGACCTACCCGCCGACGGCGCTCGCCTGCGTCCGCCACGTGGTGACCGACCTCGCCTACTTCGACATCGACGGCGAGGGCTTCCTGCTGCGCGAGATCGCGCCGGGACTGGGACTCGACGACATCCGCAGCGCCACCGCCGCCCCCTTCCGCGTCGCCAGCGACGTCAGGGACATGCAATTCGCCTAGCCCGGACTGGACGAAGCGTCCCGCGCCGGCCTGCCCGCCAGCCGCTCACCAGCCGCCGCCGCCTCCTCCGCCACCGCCGCCACCCGACGAGCCGCCGCCGCCGCTGCCGCTGCTCGATCCGGGCGCGACCGACGACGAGGCGACGGCACTGGCCAGCGACGAGCCGATCATCGACGAGAACCCGCCCGCGCTCATCTGATTCCACGGGCGGCCACCGTACCAGGCCGGTCCCGCTCCCTCGTGCCCGGCCGCCGCGGCGGCCGCCAGCACGTCGGCGAAGCGCGCGCTCCAGGCGTGCTCGACGCCGAGGGCGATGGCGAAGGGCAGCATGGCCTCGAAGCGCGCCGGCGTCTTCGGCGGCGCCTGCCGCAGCGCGTCGCCCTCGGCCGTCGTCAGGTACATCCGGAAGCCCTCGATCTGGTCCATGACCCGGCGCCCGGCACTGGTCGGCTGCTTGAGCAGGTAGGCGAACAGCCAGTTCACGGTCGCCAGCAGGAGCAAGAGCGGAATCGCCCAGAACGAGGTCGTCTGCCCGAGGGCGAACAGCCCGAACAGCTCGCCGGCGAAGAACGGCAGCGAGAAGGCGGTGAACAGGAGCGCGAGCGCGACCGCCAGGACGCGCGATCCCGCGCCGACGCCGGGTCGCACCGCGTCGCGCCAGCCGCGGCGGACGTTCTCCAGCAGCGTGAGGCAGGCGTAGGTCCAGAACCCGAGCCACACCATGATGAACGCCATGACGATGCTGCCGGCGCGCGCGCCGTACCAGCCGAGCGCGAGGAGCGCGCCGACGGACAGCACCACACCGGGCCACAGCCAGCGCTGGTTGGCGCGGAACATCGCGCCCTCGTATTCGGCGGCGAGGGCGCGGCGCAGCGCTTCGATCGCCGCCCGCACCCGGCCGTGGTTCTTCTGGTCCAGCGCGAGCGCCTCGCGGCCGCCCAGCAGGGCGCTGTTGAGCAGGCGCTCGGATACCGACAGCGGCTGCTGGCGGCCGTCGCGCCGGCTCAGCGTGAAGGCGCCGTCTTTCTCCTCGATGCCGAGCCAGCCTTTGACGCCGAGACTGACCAGCGCGGCGGTGAAACAGCGCTCGTCGTAGCGCATCGCTTCGACGTAGCGGACGCCGGGGGCGTCGAGCCCGAGCGGCGGCTCGAACAGCGGAATGATGGTGCCGCGCGTCGGATCGCGGCCGACCGCGATCCACGCCGCCAGGTAGTAGAGCAGCACCACCGCCAGGCCGGCGGCGCCGGCGACGAGGTGCCGGTTGCTGCGCATCCAGGCGGCGCGCCGCTCGTCGGCCGTCGGCTCGTGGACGTAGCCCTTGGGGAAGCCGGCGACGATCGTCAGCCCCTCGTAGGCGTCGAGCGGCCGCGTCGTCGCGAACGTCAGCGCGCCGTCGCGCGGATCGCGCGCCGTGGTCAGCGCCCGTTCGGTCGAGCCGCTGACGCCGGTGTAGCCCTCGCCGGTGACGCGATCGCGCGGCACCTCGGGCGGCAGGGTGACCCGCGCCGTCGCGCGCTCGATCGGGAACGCCCAGCCGTTGCCGGTGACGTTCCAGTACAGCTCGTCGTGATCGGCGAAGAAGCCGAGCTGCTCCGCGGTGCGGTAGGTGATGCGATAGACGTGCGGGCCGGGCGGGATCTCGACGTCCTCCCGCCCGATGTAGATCCGCACCCCGTTGTCGCGCGCCTCGGTGTGATACGGCTCGTCCCGGCCGTCGCGCTCGATCCGCAGGACGCTGAAGGGCACCTCGACGCGGGTCCCGAGCGGTCCGTCGTAGGTGGTGGGGAAGTCGCGGTAGATGCCGCGTTTGATGTGATCGCCGGCGGCGACCACGGCGATGGTCTCGGTCACCGTGAGCGCGCCGGCGCGATCGACCGCGATGTCGCTGCGATAGTCGGTGATGCGCTCCCCGCCCTCCTGCGCGCCCGCCGGCCCGCCGCCGAGCAGGACCAGCAGCAGCGCCAGGAGCCATCGCCAGGCCGCCGGCGGCCGCCGGACGCGGCGGCGCAGGCTCACGGGCGCACCTCGGGCACCGCCCGCTCGACGGCGCTCTCGACCTGGAAGAATTCCTCCAGCGGGAAGCCGCAGGCGCGTGCCATCAGGTTCGAGGGAAACGACTCGACGGCGGTGTTGTAGTCGCGCACCGTGCCGTTGTAGTAGCGCCGCGCCATCTGCAACTGGTTCTCCACCTCGCTCAGGCGCTGCTGCAACGCCAGGAAGCTCTCGCCGGCGCGCAACTGTGGATAGGCCTCGGCGACCGCCAGCAGGCCGCGCATCTGCGAGGTCAGCGCGTTCTCGCCGTCCTGCAGGGCGCGCGACGCGCGGGTGCCGCGCAGACGGGTCACGTCCTCCAGCACCCCGCGCTCGAACTGCGCGTGCCCGCGCACCATCTCGACGAGCGCCGGGACCAGGTCGTGGCGCCGCGTGAGCTGCACGTCGATGCCGCTCCACGCCTCGCGTACCAGGTTGCGCCGCCGCACCAGCCGGTTGAAGGCGAGCGCGACCGCGAGGAGGAGGAGCAGCGGCGCGCCGAGCGCCACGATGGCGATCATGGTGGGAGGGCACGCTAACGGACCCGCGCCGCGAACGGAATCGGGCGATGCGCGCGCGCGGGCCGGAGGTCGGCGGGCCGCGTGTCAATCAACCGTCACGCGCCGATCACGCGGCCCTAACCTGCGCCCGCTAGGTTGCGCGCCTTGCCTGGGGGAGACGATGACCGGTGACAGTTTCGACGCCCGCACCCATCGCGCCGTCGACGGCGAGATGGCGGCGCTGCTCGGCATCGGCGGCGGCGAGCAGCGCGGTCTGCCGCTGTTCGGCGTGCGCGGGCTGATGCTGGCGATGCTCGAGGACGCGGTGCGCAGCTATCTCGGCGCGGAGCGGCGCGGGCGCGAGGAGGCCCAGGCCTGGATCGACAGCCGGCAGCCGCGTTGGGTGTTCTCGTTCGCGACCATCTGCGAGACGCTGGGCCTCGAGCCGTCGGCGGTACGCCTGGCGCTGCGCCACATGCGCGAGCGCCCGGAGGGCCGTCGCCGTCTCCTGGTCGCCAAGAGCCGTCCGAACGCCCGTCAGGCCAACCTGCGGATCACGCTGCCGCGCGTCCGCCGGCGCCGCGGCAGCCCCGCTCCCCCGCCGCTCGCCTACTCGGCCGACGGCTCGGAGTAGGCCG
It includes:
- a CDS encoding LemA family protein; translation: MIAIVALGAPLLLLLAVALAFNRLVRRRNLVREAWSGIDVQLTRRHDLVPALVEMVRGHAQFERGVLEDVTRLRGTRASRALQDGENALTSQMRGLLAVAEAYPQLRAGESFLALQQRLSEVENQLQMARRYYNGTVRDYNTAVESFPSNLMARACGFPLEEFFQVESAVERAVPEVRP
- a CDS encoding DUF2207 domain-containing protein, which encodes MSLRRRVRRPPAAWRWLLALLLVLLGGGPAGAQEGGERITDYRSDIAVDRAGALTVTETIAVVAAGDHIKRGIYRDFPTTYDGPLGTRVEVPFSVLRIERDGRDEPYHTEARDNGVRIYIGREDVEIPPGPHVYRITYRTAEQLGFFADHDELYWNVTGNGWAFPIERATARVTLPPEVPRDRVTGEGYTGVSGSTERALTTARDPRDGALTFATTRPLDAYEGLTIVAGFPKGYVHEPTADERRAAWMRSNRHLVAGAAGLAVVLLYYLAAWIAVGRDPTRGTIIPLFEPPLGLDAPGVRYVEAMRYDERCFTAALVSLGVKGWLGIEEKDGAFTLSRRDGRQQPLSVSERLLNSALLGGREALALDQKNHGRVRAAIEALRRALAAEYEGAMFRANQRWLWPGVVLSVGALLALGWYGARAGSIVMAFIMVWLGFWTYACLTLLENVRRGWRDAVRPGVGAGSRVLAVALALLFTAFSLPFFAGELFGLFALGQTTSFWAIPLLLLLATVNWLFAYLLKQPTSAGRRVMDQIEGFRMYLTTAEGDALRQAPPKTPARFEAMLPFAIALGVEHAWSARFADVLAAAAAAGHEGAGPAWYGGRPWNQMSAGGFSSMIGSSLASAVASSSVAPGSSSGSGGGGSSGGGGGGGGGGGW
- a CDS encoding 3-oxoacid CoA-transferase subunit A is translated as MPTKQICASALEAVADIPDGASILIQSFGPPQAWPTDLLLALRERGVTGLTVICNSPAGGPTSLQILADKAQIRKLICTYAVLPSVPTPIGDMVKGGQIEVELVPQGTLVERVRAGGAGLAAFYTPTGVGTAVAEGKEERVFGGKRHILETAIRADYAFLQGYQADTAGNLTYRRGARNFGPAFATAANCTIAEVREIVEVGRLDPEAVVTPGIFVDRLVRTTQHFDPGVIRQITMMAGRTRAMEGREIEGSAALALPPDLMAMRVAALLRDGEYVNLGIGLPTLVSNYIEGRGVTLHSENGILGYGAFPPEGEEDLDLYNASGQLVTPLPETSYFDSSTSFAMARTGRVSTIVLGAFQVAPNGDLANWNIPATGAGGIGGAMDLAAGGGRIIAMCYQREKNGASKLVPRLTYPPTALACVRHVVTDLAYFDIDGEGFLLREIAPGLGLDDIRSATAAPFRVASDVRDMQFA